Within the Verrucomicrobiia bacterium genome, the region TTCAGCACCGCTTTGGTGCGGGCAACTTCATGCGTGCGGAATAAGTCAGTCTTACCCAAGGCCGCTAACATGGCAAAAAAGGGTTCAGCGCTTCGCACTTCTTCACCAAAGTATTCAAAGGCGTGCGGCAGTGCATGACATACAGGGTAACCCAACGTACGCAGACGGAATGTATTCAGAAACGTGAGCATCTGATGACGCACCCGCGTGGCGCTGTCCTGCAAGTTCCGGTAGTAGAAGCCTAGACCAGGATCGATGATGATCTTTTGCAGGCCGCAGCGCTCGGCCAGTTCGATGCGGCGACTGAAGTAATCACGCATCGCTCCGGCAGGATCGTTGGTGATTTCGAGCTCGTTCACTTCCCGCACATTCTTCCCAGCGACAAAACAGATGATGACGGCCGCATCGTTGTCTGCGGCTGCGCGATAGATGTCTTCATTCTCAGTATCGCCGGTGAGATTGATCACAGCAGCACCATGTTCCAAGGTATGACGGGCGATCGCTGGGGAATAAGTCTCAATGGAGACCAGTTGTTTGGCTGCGACCATCTCGGCGAGCAAGGGCAGCAGTTTGCTCTTTTGGGCGAAATCATCGACACGAGCCGCATGTGAGAGGGAAGACTCGGCGCCAACATCGATCAGATCCGCTCCTTGCGCCTGCAGGACGTGTGCGCGCTGGATGGCTTGTTCCAGATTCAGGCAGACACTCTCGCGATACCATGAATCTGCCGAAAGATTGATGACGCCCATGATAGCGGATCGCTCATTAAAAGCGAAGGAGCGCCCGCGCAGGGAGAACTCTTTCACTTTGGCAGCGGCAGCGGGCCGGTTCTTCTCCAGCAGTTCGGCTAGATATTCCAATTGCAACATGGCGGAGGGACTGTC harbors:
- a CDS encoding dihydropteroate synthase, whose amino-acid sequence is MLQLEYLAELLEKNRPAAAAKVKEFSLRGRSFAFNERSAIMGVINLSADSWYRESVCLNLEQAIQRAHVLQAQGADLIDVGAESSLSHAARVDDFAQKSKLLPLLAEMVAAKQLVSIETYSPAIARHTLEHGAAVINLTGDTENEDIYRAAADNDAAVIICFVAGKNVREVNELEITNDPAGAMRDYFSRRIELAERCGLQKIIIDPGLGFYYRNLQDSATRVRHQMLTFLNTFRLRTLGYPVCHALPHAFEYFGEEVRSAEPFFAMLAALGKTDLFRTHEVARTKAVLNTMAAFSPRIM